Genomic window (Phalacrocorax carbo chromosome 11, bPhaCar2.1, whole genome shotgun sequence):
AGTTGCAGCTCTGGGCCGTTCTGCACTCCTGTCACTAATGCTGGTCTGGCTCTGTCTCCCTCATCCCTCTGACTGCCCTCTCCTGTGctctcttctctccccctctcctccttcttGCTGTCTGTGAAATCAGGACTTCCCTGGGTTAAGTGATGATTATTATGGAGCAAAGAACCTGAGTAAGTCAAATTTCGATGTGCATCATTCACCTTCCATTGCTGGCATGcctgctggtgcctggggaaCAGCCGGGCTCcggctggggcagctgtgctTCTCTGggtgtggggaaggaggagccCGGTGGGTGCCGCTCCTGCCACATCTGCTGGTGGAGGCTGCTGGTCTTgaggaggtgctgctgctgcatgtgggaggggtggggtggtttGGTTGGGGATGTTGACCATGTCCTAAGCATGACCAGCTGAGGGCTGCCTGCTGCACCAGGGATGAGCTGTACCTCCTCATCCTTTTCCTGCTGGGCTGGCTACTGGTTTAGCACTTGGATGCTCAGAGCCATTGCCAGTGTGGGCAGGAGGTGGCCGTGACCATGACAGGTCCCCTCTGAGTGGGTGACAGCATTTTAAAGTGTTGCCACTTTCCTCTGGAGCAGCATGTACTCAGAGTCACAAAACAATGGTGGAATCCCTCGGCCTTCCCAGCTGGGCATCAGTCCCCTACTGAGCTCTGCAACCCCTGACTGGTGCAGAGCCCAACTGGGGGCATGCAGTGGCCAGCAGGCCTCTGTGGGGCAATTGCAGCACTGGGATCAGCCTGAGCAAGCAAAGTCCCAAACTCTTGTCCCATCCTGTCGCTGTCCTGTCTCTGTGAGTCCTAGCCCCATCCCCATGCTGGCGTGGAGCCatgccctcccctgccctccatGTGCATGCTGCCCCCACTAGCACCCTCCTCCCCATGCACTCCACCTTCCCTCTCTCACCTTGGGAAGCCCAGCGCCTGCACATGCCTGCCCGCGTCTGCCAAGCAGCACCTTCCTGGCATCCCTGCCTTCTCCCAGGGTAGCCAGACATCCCCCTGCATGTCCTCAGATTCCCAGCAAAGGGCGAGAGGTGCTGCCCTGCCCATGTGGTGCAGGCTGGTCCCAGCGTGTGCTGGGGCGCATTTTTTTCAGGAGGCtggtgctgccctgccctgggtcAGTAGCGCTGGGTGGCAGCGGGGGTGCCCGTCTCTTCCGCCCGCGCCGCTTCTGAAGGTGGTATCTCTGGTTGCTTTGCAGAGGGCGTGACATCAAACACCAGTGACAGCGAGAGCAGTTCCAGTAAGTGTGCGTCCCCCCGCTCTCCTGCCCCTGTGCACGTGTGCGTGTGTCTGTACGTGTGTGCACTTCCATCTTCTCCCAGTGGTGGTCCTGTTCAGAGGCTGGTCCTTCCTGCCAGTGACACCGAGGTGCTGCAGTCACCTCCCTCCTCAGGCTCAGGGgaagcaggggctggggggcaggagcAAGCCTGCCGgcttccctgctgcctcctggctgcagggctctgctccAAGGCTGGGTGGTGAGTTCCCAGTCCATAATGCTCTGCCATCCTCAAGTGCCTGCTGCAGGAAGTAATGGCCAGAAGCTAGATCTATAATATAGGTGGTTCCTGGAGCCCAAGCCTGTACAGGAGCATGGGGGTCCAGCTGCAGTGAATGCTACCTTTATCCCCAGCGGGTCCTCTAAATATCTGTAGCCcatccaccccccaccccacagggcAGATGGTGCGTTGCAGcaggccctgcagcagcagggagggaaagaggaggcTTGACCTAGAGCTGGAACATGCATAATTAACATGGATCAAGGGCTGGTAACTGCATGTCTGTCATGCTCTGCGTCAGCTGGTGGCATGACAGGGGCAGCATGGAGGTGTccctggggctgtgggaaggTGGCAGGGGCAGGAACCAGCTCCTCGTGGGTACAGAggtgctggaaagctgctgtgaGTGCTCACCTGTCTCTCCCTGGCTCTGTTGCAGAAGGACAAGAGGACACCATCCTGTCATATGAGCCAGTGACGCGGCAAGAAAGTAAgtcctgctgctgagctgccctgtacctgttccagtgtgggcACCTGTGTCCCTGgcccagccagggcagccagTGCGACCTCCTCCCCTCTTCTGCCGTACCAGCACAATACCGGGTGAACACAAGTGGAATTTCTAGTCTGTTGCATGCAGCAGGGGAGGCAGGCGTGCATGCCACCTTGCGGGGTCTTCCCTGGCCTTGATTGCCCCTTTTTAATCAACAGAAAAGACTTGTGACCTGGTCCCTTGGCAAGACCAAGGGACAGAACCAGAGCTAAAATTGAGCTGGGCTTTAGTCCCCAGCTGAGGATGGGATTATCCCTCCCTGTCTCAGGCCAggtccctgctgcagagcagcctccCCAGTGCTCAATCCATGCAGACCCTTTTGCAGGCTGAATGGTCCCAGCCTTAGCGGTCTCTCCTTGCCAGAAGCTGGGTCAGACTCTTAGGCTCCTGTCAGTCCCCCAGCTCTGTGGCATCCTTGCCCAGCTGTCCTGGTTGTCTGGCTCCTGCCCCGAGTGAGAGAGTAGCTTTGCTCATCTGTGACCCTGGAGACCCACAGCACCTTTCCCCAGGGCCGTGCAGGAGAAGGCAGGTTGGTGCCAAAAGTGGCAGTAGGGTCAGCTGTCCACAGCACAGATGGGGCTTCAGGTTGTGGCTCTTGTTCGCAGTTCACTATGCGAGGCCGGTGATAATCCTGGGGCCGACAAAGGACCGGATTAATGATGACCTCATCTCCGAATTCCCACACAAGTTTGGTTCCTGTGTGCCACGTAAGTCCCAGCTGGTGCTCGCTGCCCttgcaggagggaggggaacGGGGTAGCTCTTCTACTTGCAGGGTCTAGCCTAGGGTgtgaggagggggctgggagcatGGGTGGGTTTTCTCCCTCCCAGGAGGTTTGGTGTGCATCACTCCGGGTTCGCTCATGATGTCCACTTTCCTCAAGACACTACTAGGCCTCGGCGCGAGAACGAGGTGGATGGACAAGACTACCACTTCGTCATATCCCGTGaacagatggagaaagacatCCAGGACAACAAGTTCATAGAGGCTGGGCAGTTCAATGACAATCTCTACGGGACCAGCATTCAGTCAGTGCGGGCAGTGGCAGAGAGGGTGAGTTTCGGTTGCTGTTCCCAGGACCAGGACATATCCAGCCCAAACCTGGATGCATTGGCagttcccctcctctccccgtgtTGCTAATGAAGGGCTGTAACCACATTAATCAAGCGTGGCACGagcctctcctcccccaggAGTCCTGCCAAGCCACATAGCTGCTCTTCTCAGCCGCGTCGCTCCACCTTGGTGTCGTATCTCTGTCATCCAAACTCCACCTGaaagcccagcactggcagcactAGCCTCGTGCGCAGGAGCTCCCAGGGCAAAGGTGCCCAGCTGCCCTCcttgaagcagcagcatttcctCTGCAAGAGTACTGGAGTGTACTGATGGCTTGTAAATAGTTTCATGTGTTCAGGGAAGGATTCAGTCCCATTGCAGTACTTCTGTCCTGCCCTAAGCAGGCGGGAATGTAAGGCCACTGGGAGTTGCCTTGTGTCTCAGGACTGGTGTTTCATCTCTGTGGCTCCTCTCTTTTGTAAGCACGCCTGTATGAGCAAGCTGTTTTCTGCACGGCGTAGACTGTGTGGGTAGGTCTGACCCCGATCGTCTCCTTTCCAGGGGAAGCACTGCATCCTGGATGTGTCTGGCAATGCTATCAAGAGGTTGCAACAAGCACAACTTTATCCCATTGCCATTTTCATCAAACCAAAATCCATTGAAGCTCTCATGTAAGTGCAACACCATGTTCTGCGCCTCTCCAGGGCAAGCAGCTCTGGCATGCTGGGGCTTTTTAtgtctgctgcctctgctttttaGAAAGCAGCGGAGGTTGCTGCTGGTGCCAAACTTGTCCCTTGTTAAGAGGAGCAGGGCCCACTGCTGTCCCTGTGGTGTCCCTCCACATCTACTGCCATGGTGCACCTGTGCTCTATGGATTGCTCTGGCTTAAAGCATTCGTTCACCCCAAAAAGGATTATCCATGGGAAACCTAAAAATGCTTCCAAATGAGCCTGATGTTACCTGTTCAGCTGCCAACAGCCTGTAGTGGTGGATCACAGCTGGATGGTGGCTGAGCCATGacagccctgggagcagagatATGTTTCCTGTGTACCTAAGGGGGACCTTCTGCTtgtcctgctgctcctggtCCTGTGGAGTGCAGGCTGGAAAGGATGTAAGAGCTGAGCTTGCAACTcttccaggcagcagcagagactaTTATCTGTGAGGAGATTCAGTAGCTAGAGATGGATTCTGAGGTCAGAAGAGATTCTGCTGGCACCAAGGTGACTGGGACAACCCCTTCTCAAGCCAGGAGGGGTGAATTGGTTATCTGGGTGTTTTATGAAGCTGAGGGTACCTGGGCAAGGAGGGTGGTGACAGGCTCTGGAAGAGCAGGGAAAATCCTGCAGCGGTCTTCCAAATTTGGGGGATTGCCTGGATTTTAGTCCACTTCTATGTGATGGTGAAAGTGCGGTGTCATGGCGATGGGAAGAACTGTTGGAAGTTGAAGTGCCAAGGCAGCGAAGAGTGTGCAGGGAAGGGTCTTGCCTTTGAGAGCTGGGTCCTGCACAGCTTCCATTCCTGGTGTGCAGAGGCTTCCCAGGCACCCTGGCTCTGTGGgctatttttgcttctgttcattgCTAACAAAAAGAGCtaagtttctattttttttgtgCACGGCAGGGAGATGAACCGGAGACAGACGTACGAACAGGCCAACAAGGTCTTTGACAAAGCCATGAAACTCGAGCAAGAGTTTGGAGAGTATTTTACAGGTGAGTGTCCTGTATCTGatttatgttatttttccagCTGGCAGCTGTGACCCCTCTACCAGCACTGTCTCACTGCAGGGTCATGGGAAAATGTCCAGcttcatcaaagaaaaaaagaaatggcactTTGCCAGCAGGGCTCTGCACAGGAACTGCTCCAAGATCAGTGGATAAGACTGAACCAGGTCTAGAGAAGGACACAAGTTGTCAGGCAGGATTTTCTGAGTTTGTGAAAACTTACCACTaactttaataataataaaaaaagaaaagaaaaaaagccccaagcaGGGGCAGCACAGCCTATATTCAGGGTGCTGCAAggctacagaaaataaaactcccTGCACAGGGGAAAGGGGATCGTGTtcaaaaaaaagtcattttaaaGAGGATAGATAAAAAATTAGTGACCGAAATGGTAGAGACTGTCCTAGGTTTTTACAAAATATCTCCTAAAAAAAGACTGGAAGTTTAGCTGGCTTCCTAAGTAGTCTTTGCTGAAGAGCCAGTCGGGGGCTGCCTGGCACTTTGTGCCTGCAGAGATGAGCTGCTCATGACACAGGCATCCTTGTGCATTAAGGAACTAATGTTTGTAACATGATTAATTCTGGAAAATCACGGGCAGGCAAAGAGGCAGAGAAACTGGTCTTCTATCTTTCCTCCAGTGCAGTAACTGTTTCCTTTAAAGTTGAGGAGTGATAATCCTGCCAAACCCTGTATTACCCACCTAACAGCTACCAGGAAAAACCCCAAGCAGAACACTTTCCAAAAATGGATCTCAGCTGAGCAAATGTGTGGATACAAACAGGGTAAAAGCTTTCCCCAGACCTCCTGTCCCGGGCAGCAGTTCCAGAGCTGACAGCCGCTCTTCCAGGAAGAGCGCAAAGGAAGCATGCGCCGTAGTTTTGCCAGACCCTTGGCATGCCATCGTGTGCTTGGACAGCAGTTTGAAGTTGGCCTGGTGAAGGAATGCTCTTGGCTGAAACCCATTGTTGAAAGAAGTGGGTAATGGGCAAAGAGATGGTCACTGAAGCACATTCTGTGCCAGGAGCTTATAATGAGGGAACAGAGACACTGGAGGATGGTCCTGGCTGAGCTACAGAGGCAGGCTGAATTACCAGAAAGCTTTGGCCCTCCACgtgcatcctcctcctctgatgTAGGAAGCACAGTGGAGTGCTTTGTGTTGTCTGTACCAAGCAGCGAGACTGTCGCTGGTCTTTGGGTGGGAGTTACTGCTGGGAGCAACAGCCATAGGCTGGCCTTTTCCAGCCTGACAGTGCTGCTATTCCCaccctgcagcagaggaagcaaCAAATACAAGGAGCCCTTGGCAGCCAACCAGAGGAGATGGGCAAATCCGGCACCTCGGGGTGCGTGCTTGGCGCGCACCGGCTAATCTGCGCCAGGCCCACCCATCCACCACGATGGAgtagctgcagagctgcccgCAGTCTCAGTGCAGTGGCGTGACACAGTTTGCAAAGCTGATTAGCAGGCCGTTGTGGAGAACCCGGCCAGCACTTCACACGCACGAGGAGCTCTGCTGGCATAGGATCAGCTCTTGCTAATCCCCTTGGACACACTGGGTTAACCCTCTGTGTCGTCAGGTGCCTGCTACAGCTCCTTTGACACGGGTTGTCTCGTTCATTAATTGTTGGCCGTGCCACACCAGCCTCTTCGGTGCAAAGTGAAAGCCTTTCCTGTAGCTCGTGGCGGGGAAGGCGCAGCGCTGCCTGATGCTCAAGGTCTTGCTTGTTCTCTCCTCTTCCAGCCATCGTACAAGGAGACTCTCTTGAAGAGATTTACAGCAAAATCAAACAGATCATTGAGGACCAGTCTGGGCACTACATCTGGGTCCCGTCCCCAGAGAAACTCTGAAGATGTCCCcacctgctctgagcagaagATCTCTGAAGTCCCACCCCACCCAAGCCCTCTGCCCCAAGGAGGGGGGATATGAAAACTATTCCTGCCCCCTTTTTTAGATTGTCGCAAAATTGAGTTTTCTAGTACTGTTTCTTCTGTTGGGATGAATTCATCTCATTCATCACGTGACTGTTCCCACTGTTCCTGCATGGACCTTCCCACTGCTCCATTAGAGACAGATGAGAACCCACTCAaggttgttttttattattattattattattattattaactaaACCAAGAATCAAGATGGGAGGCGGCGGCTAAGGACTAACGTAAGAAACAAGTGAAACAACGGACTCTGAGCACATGAGCTAGTATCAGAGCTCCAGGGGCATTTTTCCAAGTGTGACTGTCCAGCAGCTCTGAACAGTGCAacagaaaggcagcagaaagcattttatttatctgtatatgtaatttatatataatatatagagagatattatatatattatatatatattatatgtatGTGGACTAGGAAACCTGAGGGACCTCTCTTAAAAGGGATTGTATTATTGCAAAGatctttcagtttctctgtcCCAACCGCTGGGCATAGGGAGTCCACTTGGGCAGGAAGAGCTCAAAACGGTAACAGGTGCTTCGGAAGGGTCTCCCATCGGGgccagcctcctgccagccgCCCCGGGTCTATGAGGCAGAGCAGAGACTGGTATGCTGCCTGTGCAGAAGGGACCAAAGGTCCAGAGAACACagcaaggagcagcagctgatCTGAGCGAGGCTGGGAGACAGAGActgagcaggaggctgcagagcaAGAGAATGGATGATACTACATATTAAATTGCACATTGTTTTACACACCACCTTATGTGTTTGCATGAGAGGTTTCCTTTTGgttctatttttttaagctgattttaaaccaaaaccatattgtgttgctgtgttggctttttttttttcattattccatttttctcttgttaATAATGAACTGAATGGGTATAAAATCTggttttttaacttattttttaagcTGGCTCTATTGTAAATAGAATCTAGATCTGTGGTGTTTAGTTAGGAAATACTCTACCAGGCACATGGAACAAATGTACTCGCTGTCCTGTGTTGCTGTGGAAAACCTGGGCCATTGGGCTGGCCCTGTACCTGTGGGTGCAGGTGAAATGACCTATTCTAGTTCGTGGCAGCACACTGGCATTCCCTTCTGCATTAGCCACTGGCAGGGAAAGCCCCCAGCTGTGCCTTGGGTGGACGCTCACACTTTTTCAACTCGgtaacagaatttaaaaacttCCTCCCTCTTTCCTGCTCCATGCCaagttcccagctctgctgcgtgcaggtggtggtggcggtggcggccttcccagaggaaggaccacccttccagcacagcagggaccttgcctgctgctctgggagctGGGGCTTGGCAGGTGAATGCATGGCTGCCTCACCTGGTTCTGTCTCTGACACCTCTGCAtaaatcttctttctgaaattGGGCGCTGCTGCCTCTCACAAGGTCACCTTAGAAAAACCAAATTGGATGCCTGGTGCTCACAtgtctgtggggcagggggatgcaGAGCTGCACCAGTCTGCTGTGCCCTGGGAATTTTCAGGTGAGGTGAATGCTGGGGCCCAGGCAGTTGGCCCTAAGCTGAGAAACGTCTGTCTTTGAGGACACTTTGGCTTCCACACTTGAATGGGACTCCATTATGGGAACAGAGCCTTGTGTGAAGCTGGTGGGAAACTCGTGTAGCCTTTGAGAAGGAGCTATGTTCCTGGGTACTCATAGTACAGGTAGAAGAGCACTCCCACCTTACAAAGAGCTGGTGAATGCTGTTTCTCAGACACAGTGCCGAGCACCAGGACGAAGGAGGTTGCCGTATGAGCACGAGCAGGTAAGTCTTGGCCCATTCGCCCTCCCCCTCTTTTATAGCGATAAGTGAAATCACAGGGCGCCTGTCCCCTTTCCTGAAGGTAATGGTTATCGGCGTGTTGGTGCATGGTGCGCACAGGCCATGGTTTTAGCCTGAATGAGAACTACTGTAGGACTGTACGTGTACTGTCTGGTGAGAAGCTGTCTGTACTTGTCCTGCATCACAAGAAGCCCTGCAGGGACCGATCAGCTTCCTGCGACAGaaagcagtgctgcagaagaGATGCAGCTGCTAGCGCGGTGAAGGCAGGAAGGCGTCTGCTGTCAGTGGGACCGACCCTAGAGGAGTGAACTTTGGCAGTGGATTCCTGTTTGGCATCTAGCCCCCTGCACTGCTGGTCCTGCTCCAGATGCTATAAACATTGGTCCCTGGAGAAGTGGAATAAGTGAAACAGAAGTCCTTAAGATGCTGGTCACActgttcctgccttttttctttttttttttcttgttttttttttttctactagcCTGTCTCCCTCTCATTGAGTcatatgaagaaaaagattatGTACTCCATGGCATAGCTGACAGTATCGAATAGATAATGACAACACTAGTTGGTTACCGGTGTTTCTTCCAAGgagacatatatttttaataaacagagAGTTGCAAAGAACTCTGCCTTTGAGACCTTCTTGTAGAGTCCTTCATTGTGTGCCAGAGCTGGTTCGTGGCACTGATCTCAGCAACTATTGATATGGTCTCTCCATGGCAAACTTAAGCATTGacaatggtttttaaaaaaaacttcttttagTATAAGGTGGTCACTGAGACTGTgcctaaaagaaaaaggaaataagaaatttaaaaaaaaaggaagtgggCTTATTTACAGCCATAACCAGGCCAAAAGCTCTTTTGGTTGGGTTGTTGTAACACGGGTTGACTCTGGTCTGATGACTTTACATCATAAATGTATTTTGGGTCACGGCTTGAATTGTGGGGAGTTTGCTTTACAAATGCAGATCAGCTATAGGGTTTGTATGCTGCTACATAATTGTTCCTGTATTGGATATAAAGACAGCAAAGTAAATAATATATAGTCCAGCTAATATAGAGCATCTTTTTTACAGTTTAACATGCTGTTTAGACAtcagagagaagaagaaagaagtaaagACAACTAGTATTTCTTTCTAGTACCTTTTAAGTGCAGAGAACAGGAGTGTTCACCGGAAGACAGATGTGGTTAATGGGGTTGTCATTATACATTCCTGCCTGAATCTGATTTGTCATTTAGCTGAGCTAATTGAAAGGCGAGATGGCTTTGGTTTTTAAATCTTGAGTACAGCCTGCACACAAGAGAAGTAAAGTGAGATTTCAGGGGAACGGGGTGTTGTACCAAGCACTGGCATACAGTTTGCAGACAGGTCATGGTTTATGAAGTTCATTGGACAAATAGAACAGTTTAGACATTCCTTTAACTGAGCAGATCAAGAGTCTTGTGGTGGTGGCTGTCCATAGACCACTGGAAGATTGAACAATTGCTAAGCCGGTCTCATGCTGGTGTTACTGCTCCCAAAAATCAATCAATGGATTTGGAATGATGAAGTTGATGTAAAGCATCACAGGACCATTGTCCATTGGCAGCTCCCATGGTAGCTGCCAGGCTTCTCTGTCCAGGCTGCAGAGTTAGTTTCAGTAACTCAGAGTTGCAGTATGTGGATCTGCAGATGCGTCTCCCTACAAAATCCATGTGTCCTGAGCTGCTGTGTCGTCTTGATCTGCTCTGACAGTGACACGTTAAGGTTCCAGAGGCGAGAGGAAGGGGGGATATGTTCTCAAATAAATCATGCCACGCCTGTATGGTGTGAGAACCACTGGAAGAGGAACCCACATGCTAAGAGAATGAGGGTGGCGTGAAGGGGAAGCACTATTTGCTCTTTTGAAGCTTTTGAACAAGCTAATTTTCTAGCTAAGGACAAACTGCTCTGCCTGTCACGATCTTAGCAAAGTCCTCTGGACCTCACAATAGCAGAGCATTGTCCTGTTAAAGGTCCTGTCTGATTGTGAAATGGGGGAGGGGCTGGTTCTTTTTTCGCCTGAGATTTCCTGCTACAGATGCCTGCAACAGGCACGAAACTAATCTGCCCTAAGACACTTCTAGAAAATTAGAGCATAAGCTGCTTGTGCTATACAGCAACATGTCTATGCTTCTGCCTGCGGCTGATTGTCTTAGTCCTCGTTAGGCAGAGGGGCACAGGGTCTGTgaggctgctggaagagggggTTTAAAGAAATTTACTAATAGTCTGCTCAAAAAATTTTTCCCCATTGGGGCCCGAGATGCAGGCACCTGGACAGCTGGCTTAGATGTGGCTTTTCTTGCTAATGATGCTTGGCAGCATAAGCTTTGAGGTCTGCTATTCTCCGCTTTCCTCAAGCTGTCACAGCAGGCTTCATGGCACTaaagcagctgctgtgaagCAGGTAAAGTTATCATCTTTTAAAGTTGTCTCTTTCCTTGAGGAGTCCTTAGGTATCCCTGACCTTGCCTCTAAAACGAGGGTCATGTTGCTTGACTTGCGTTTTTTCATGAAGTTGTTTGGGTCAGTCAGTGCAGCGTCTGTTAATGGCGCAAGCGCACAGAAGCCCTGCGGCACTAGCACTACTTTGTTGGAGCCACACTTGGCCCACCACAGGGGTGGCAGTGGTAGTTCCTCCCTTAGTTCCAGTGCACTACTTGACAAAAGCTTATGCCCAATCCTTTAATGAGCTTCAGCCCTCTTCCAATTACCTTGATTTCTGATTACCGTGATCACGGCACGTCTACATGCTAGTGTGCCTTCCTGCCTCTCCAGCATGCTCAGTGCAGCAATGACTGTAACAGCAGCGAAGCGCTTCTCAGACTGCATGGTGGGAGGTGGCCCAAGGGGCACCCCAAGTGGAAAGCACTGGAGAGTCCGTGCTCCTACTGCAGGTGCCTCTGGGTGAGAGGTGGCAGAATGGCTCTAGCGTCTCTGCCCTGCCCCATTCCCAAACTCTTCTCAGCAAGGACTTTCTTGTCCTGGGCAGCCACGGTCCTAGTGGCTCTGTGGTAAAAATACCCTCTCCCCAGACCCATTCTCCAACTGACACTGCATTTCCCATGTGCTTCCAGGCTGTTGCTGCTCCCCAagtagttaagaaaaaaaacacagggcataaaatacaggctggggaaagggaggaaattTGTGAACTACTGCCCTGGAGGATACATTTGTGTTCTCAGAAGCAAGGAAGAACTTTGTAGATACAGAGTGAGTGTCCAGCATGTGCTGTAGCTTCCACGATGATCTATGAGTCAGAAACTACTCTTGCAATGCCACCCTCTGGAGCAATCTGGTAACATCTCAGGGATGAGTATGCAGACTCTAAGCTGAAACGATGCTGCAACAATACAGTGATCAATAAAGAGAGAAGACTGGGGAAGGAAAGAGCAGCactggttttttgggggggttgggttttttttttgtttggttgggttttggttttttgttgttttgggtttgttttttttttcccatgtcaGCTGTTGCTGGCTTTAAAAGTTTTCTATCCCACAGTAATCCTAGCTGGGCTACTGAACAACATTTAGCctagtaaaaataaacactggaCCAGCCTGCATCTACACTAGTAAACACAGTGCACAAATACCTGCAAAGAGTGATTGCATGCAAACTACCTATTGGGAATAGTGCCTGGAAATCTAGCTAATTAAGGTCTGATTCAACTAGGAGAGGAATTCTTGCCCTACTTACAGCCTATGGTAAATACTAAGCCTGCAATAAAACTTACAATGCAGAAATGTGCAGAGAAAAGGTGTTAAGTACTATCAGCAGAGTCTGTAAGTGGTCCGATCTGGACTCCTTAGTGAAGTCTGTagcataaaagaaattaaacgGAGCAtctccaaggaaaaaaagttcaaaCAATTCTAGCTGTAGGCAAAGATACATTTAACACTTGCTGCCTTCTGAGGCTGTATGTAATTACCTGCTACACTTACTGGGCAAACATGACCTTCTCGTGTGGTAGAGTGTGACACCTTTACCTGTTTGTATCTTTGTGCAAGTCAGAACCAAGAACAATAATTAAAGGCGTCCCGGCAGGCACCAAGGAGCTACTACAGGCAGCaatggctgcctttgactctaTGGCATCATCTACAGTCCCTGCATTAGTGTGATGCAGCATACATCTCCAAAACTGTGACTCTAAAGGAATTTTCTGTGGCATTCGAGGCCTGGATTCTTATGGGTTCAAAGGTGTTCCTTAGTTAAACAGACAAAGAGCTGAAAGCAGTGGCTCACAGATACCTGAATCAGGCCTGGTAAACTGAGCACACTAGGTGGGGAATTTAAATAGATCCATCCTCCTATGTGTGTCTCACAGGAGCCATCTGCATCAGGCAGCCTGGGTGATTTGTCTGGGTACCATAACCAGAACATCACTGAAGTTCAGTGGAAGTGGCATCCACTGCTTAGACTACCTCAGCCTGAAGAATAAAGGCCCTGTGATAGACCTCAGGAATAAGAACATGTACATAACCTCCAGCTGAAcgtaattatttttgctttcatcctTGCAGCCTGCTTGGCTATTTCCACAAAGGTACCTTCCTGTTCCTACCAATACATCGGTCTATCTCGCTGAGCCTGAAGAGCAACAAGACACTTCACAACAAACTCTCTAGCAGGGACGCAGCTCAGGCAGCACCAGCCTCAGCTATAGCATCCAGTATCTTGCTATCACAGGCACCAGAACCTACAAACTTCCCTGGCTGCCACCTTCAATATCATTCACTCCTTCAGGGAGTCCCATCCTCACACTATTATCCAGAAGCTGATACTAACCTGTGCAGTATCCAAAGCATCTAATATAATATACTCCTACTTAATGTTGCTGTAAATGCCACATGGGCTTCTGTGCCTGCGTGTTACCTGTCTTCAGGAAATGACCCTGTATCCAGCCACACAACGGACATGAGG
Coding sequences:
- the DLG3 gene encoding disks large homolog 3 isoform X7 encodes the protein MMNSSMSSGSGSLRTSEKRSLYVRALFDYDRTRDSCLPSQGLSFSYGDILHVINASDDEWWQARLVTPHGESEQIGVIPSKKRVEKKERARLKTVKFHARTGMIESNRSIKTKRKKSFRLSRKFPFYKSKENLAQESGGQEQGVTSNTSDSESSSKGQEDTILSYEPVTRQEIHYARPVIILGPTKDRINDDLISEFPHKFGSCVPHTTRPRRENEVDGQDYHFVISREQMEKDIQDNKFIEAGQFNDNLYGTSIQSVRAVAERGKHCILDVSGNAIKRLQQAQLYPIAIFIKPKSIEALMEMNRRQTYEQANKVFDKAMKLEQEFGEYFTAIVQGDSLEEIYSKIKQIIEDQSGHYIWVPSPEKL